Proteins from one Desulfurellaceae bacterium genomic window:
- a CDS encoding ATP-binding cassette domain-containing protein, with product MAQILIRAERLSKRYGEEGQAIQVFSELDLDIRRAERIAIIGESGVGKTTLLHILGTLDRPSTGKVWLDGHDVFTLPSEELAGLRNREIGFIFQFHHLLPDFNAVENVMLPGLIARLSRAEAKRRAVEILEQVGLTDRLTHRPGELSGGEQQRVAVARALVLRPRVVLADEPTGNLDPGTGEGVLQLLLKLNQAMNITMVVVTHNDKVATSMDRTLRLEAGRLREIQARVETDAVSAGPRLG from the coding sequence GTGGCGCAGATTTTGATTCGAGCCGAGCGGCTCAGCAAACGCTACGGCGAAGAAGGGCAGGCGATCCAGGTCTTCTCGGAGTTGGACCTCGACATCCGGCGGGCTGAGCGTATTGCCATCATTGGTGAGTCCGGGGTTGGCAAAACGACCTTGCTGCATATTCTGGGGACGCTTGATCGGCCCAGCACAGGCAAGGTGTGGCTGGATGGCCACGACGTGTTTACCCTACCGAGCGAGGAGCTGGCCGGGCTGCGCAACCGGGAAATCGGGTTCATTTTCCAGTTCCACCACTTGTTGCCCGATTTCAACGCTGTTGAGAACGTCATGCTACCCGGACTGATCGCCCGGCTGTCGCGCGCTGAGGCCAAGCGGCGGGCTGTTGAGATTCTGGAGCAGGTCGGGCTCACAGATCGACTGACCCATCGACCTGGAGAGCTGTCCGGGGGCGAACAGCAACGGGTTGCCGTGGCGCGGGCGCTGGTGCTGCGTCCGCGTGTGGTGCTGGCTGACGAGCCGACGGGCAATCTTGACCCTGGGACCGGGGAGGGCGTGCTGCAGTTGCTGCTCAAGCTCAATCAGGCCATGAACATCACCATGGTGGTTGTGACCCATAACGACAAAGTGGCCACCAGCATGGATCGGACGCTACGGCTCGAGGCGGGCCGGCTACGTGAGATCCAGGCTCGGGTGGAGACAGACGCGGTCTCGGCCGGCCCTCGGCTGGGCTGA
- the bamA gene encoding outer membrane protein assembly factor BamA, whose amino-acid sequence MRGISRTTGTRWLILVLGLVLLGLPGQVRGQTPVPDQASDPAEASAPTNSAQATLLSEVAIGGNEQVDTEAIRIRLSSRAGQPLDHETVDADIRSIYEMGFFKNVEAQLTEDDGRSVLTYWVRERPLIRQVRVEGNKKVTQEEILTELKIHPRTILNPVRIRRGILDAKALYEKKGHLDTDISYRTESTVNGETIVSFTISENTQTSVVDLVFEGNQAFSDKILAGFMQTKKKNWLSRFLPFGVLSNEALKTDVERLTAWYYDNGYINVRIDEPQVTRGEDGLVVTIRLEEGPKYKVGEVRVVGDVVGGEAAAKRVLTLRSKRTFKASVLRDDVFNLTGYFSDQGYAFVNIEPETDVQPDEKLVNVSYRVNKGPEVYIDQIAIAGNRKTRDKVIRRELSIVEQSLFAASSLQFSRDQVKRLGLFEDVNLTTQRGKRKDLLNVLVDVKEAQTGSFSIGAGFNSSTSVVGNARIQENNLMGRGQRLIVGGSIGTRYRNTQVNFMDPYFMDTYLRLGLELFDWRFIFEDFDRSGTGGGFRLFYPLTALGYRSLWGYSLNDVEVGFQYQWERSRISNFDPITPDAVRAERGANTASLISPVLMRNTMNHAFEPTAGSLQQVSFTFAGPGGSADYTKLELEARYFLPIWRGRRFGEVTLMTGGVFGYGIGDVDFTENRHIATHRKRILKDDVPLFDRYFPGGINSIRGFGERSLGPREETVVVVTDGGSPDGRKARTYRRPIGGSHQLIINNEIIVPIVPALNLKGVLFNDIGNAFTNAQGIDLGDLRYSVGAGVRWKSPFGPIRIELGRPLNAKNDERTSSIHFSFGGFGGIGQTGGGNRFDSLF is encoded by the coding sequence ATGCGGGGAATATCTCGAACAACCGGCACCCGATGGCTGATCTTGGTCCTCGGCTTGGTTCTGCTCGGTCTACCCGGTCAGGTGCGGGGGCAGACTCCGGTGCCGGACCAGGCGTCCGACCCGGCTGAGGCTTCGGCACCGACCAACTCTGCTCAAGCGACGCTGCTGAGCGAAGTGGCGATCGGCGGCAACGAGCAGGTCGATACCGAGGCTATTCGCATCCGTCTCTCATCCCGAGCCGGCCAGCCGCTCGATCATGAGACGGTTGATGCCGATATTCGATCCATCTACGAGATGGGTTTCTTCAAGAATGTCGAGGCGCAGCTGACCGAGGACGACGGCCGCAGCGTGCTGACCTACTGGGTGCGCGAACGCCCGCTGATCCGGCAGGTCCGGGTTGAGGGGAATAAGAAAGTCACCCAGGAAGAAATCCTGACCGAGCTGAAAATTCATCCGCGCACCATTCTGAATCCGGTCAGAATCCGCCGCGGGATTCTTGACGCCAAGGCTCTATACGAGAAAAAAGGCCATCTGGATACGGATATCTCGTACCGGACCGAATCGACGGTCAACGGCGAAACGATCGTCTCTTTTACGATTTCCGAAAACACCCAAACCAGCGTGGTTGACCTGGTGTTTGAGGGCAATCAAGCCTTTTCCGACAAGATCCTGGCCGGCTTCATGCAGACCAAAAAGAAGAACTGGCTGTCCCGTTTTCTGCCGTTTGGGGTGCTGAGCAACGAAGCTCTCAAGACCGATGTCGAGCGCCTGACAGCCTGGTACTACGATAATGGCTATATCAACGTCCGTATTGACGAGCCGCAGGTGACCCGTGGCGAAGACGGCCTGGTGGTGACTATCCGCCTTGAGGAGGGACCCAAGTATAAGGTCGGTGAAGTGCGGGTCGTGGGTGATGTGGTGGGCGGTGAGGCTGCGGCAAAACGGGTCTTGACCCTGCGCTCAAAGCGGACCTTCAAGGCCAGCGTGCTGCGGGACGACGTCTTTAACCTGACCGGGTATTTCAGCGATCAGGGCTACGCTTTTGTCAACATCGAGCCGGAAACCGATGTCCAGCCCGACGAGAAGCTGGTGAACGTCTCATACCGGGTGAATAAAGGCCCCGAGGTCTACATCGACCAGATCGCTATTGCCGGCAACCGCAAGACGCGGGACAAGGTCATTCGCCGTGAGCTGTCGATCGTTGAGCAAAGTCTGTTCGCCGCCTCGTCACTCCAGTTCAGCCGAGACCAGGTAAAACGCCTGGGGCTGTTTGAAGATGTGAATCTCACCACCCAGCGGGGCAAACGCAAAGACCTGCTGAACGTGCTGGTCGACGTCAAGGAAGCCCAGACTGGTTCGTTCAGCATTGGCGCCGGCTTCAACTCCTCAACCAGTGTGGTCGGCAACGCCCGGATCCAGGAAAACAACCTCATGGGGCGGGGCCAGCGTCTGATTGTCGGGGGTAGCATCGGCACCCGCTATCGGAATACGCAGGTGAATTTCATGGACCCATACTTCATGGATACCTACCTGCGGCTCGGGCTGGAGCTGTTTGACTGGCGGTTCATCTTCGAGGACTTTGACCGCTCGGGAACCGGCGGTGGCTTTCGGCTGTTCTATCCGTTGACTGCGTTGGGCTATCGTTCGCTCTGGGGCTACTCTCTCAACGATGTCGAGGTTGGTTTCCAGTACCAGTGGGAACGCTCACGGATCAGCAACTTCGATCCGATTACGCCGGACGCGGTTCGCGCCGAACGGGGGGCGAACACGGCCTCCCTGATCTCGCCGGTGCTCATGCGCAATACCATGAACCACGCCTTCGAGCCCACAGCCGGCTCGCTGCAGCAGGTTTCCTTCACCTTTGCCGGCCCTGGTGGGAGCGCCGATTACACCAAGCTTGAGCTTGAGGCGCGCTACTTTCTGCCCATCTGGCGCGGCCGCCGCTTTGGCGAGGTGACCCTGATGACCGGTGGCGTTTTTGGCTATGGCATAGGTGATGTCGATTTTACCGAAAATCGTCACATTGCGACCCACCGCAAGCGTATTCTCAAGGATGATGTGCCCCTGTTTGATCGCTACTTCCCGGGTGGCATCAACTCGATCCGGGGCTTTGGCGAGCGCAGCCTCGGTCCTCGTGAAGAAACGGTGGTCGTGGTCACTGACGGTGGCTCGCCGGATGGGCGAAAAGCGCGCACCTACCGTCGTCCCATCGGGGGCAGCCACCAGCTGATTATTAACAATGAAATCATCGTTCCGATCGTCCCGGCTCTTAACCTCAAGGGGGTGCTGTTTAACGACATCGGGAATGCGTTTACCAATGCCCAAGGCATCGATCTTGGAGATCTCCGCTATTCTGTGGGAGCGGGAGTCCGCTGGAAATCGCCATTTGGTCCGATCCGCATTGAGTTGGGCAGACCGCTGAACGCCAAGAATGATGAGCGCACCAGCAGCATTCACTTTTCTTTCGGTGGTTTTGGCGGGATCGGCCAGACTGGTGGCGGCAACCGTTTCGATTCGCTGTTCTAG
- a CDS encoding OmpH family outer membrane protein, with protein MRRIGRGVLLSVLSLVWLSVPVAAQGVKIGYVDLQLALTESSAGKKAQQAFSAEMNRMETRLEERKKKVETLKDDLEKKAQLLRPEERTELARQYRVEIREFQRLYEDSKKELEIRDRELTGRILVELRHIIHDMGQQGDFTLILEGNNTVVLYGAQTIDLTQAVIAAYNKRGTKIAQLIR; from the coding sequence ATGCGCCGTATTGGTAGGGGAGTCCTGCTCAGCGTCCTGAGCCTGGTGTGGCTGTCCGTTCCGGTCGCTGCCCAGGGGGTGAAGATTGGCTATGTGGATCTCCAGCTGGCGCTCACCGAGTCGAGCGCCGGCAAGAAAGCCCAGCAGGCGTTCAGCGCCGAAATGAACCGCATGGAGACCCGACTTGAGGAACGCAAGAAAAAGGTCGAGACGCTCAAGGACGACCTGGAGAAGAAGGCCCAGTTACTGAGACCCGAGGAGCGGACCGAGTTGGCACGTCAGTATCGGGTCGAAATCCGTGAATTTCAGCGTCTGTACGAAGACTCCAAAAAGGAACTCGAAATACGAGACCGCGAGCTGACCGGCCGCATTCTGGTTGAGTTGCGCCACATCATCCACGACATGGGCCAGCAGGGTGACTTCACGCTGATCCTGGAAGGCAACAACACGGTCGTCTTGTACGGTGCCCAAACCATCGATCTGACCCAAGCGGTGATTGCCGCCTACAACAAGAGAGGAACGAAGATTGCGCAGCTGATACGCTAG
- the fabZ gene encoding 3-hydroxyacyl-ACP dehydratase FabZ, producing MDTLAALLPHRYPFLLVDRVVEIVAAERIVALKNVTINEPFFPGHFPGYPVMPGVLLCEAVVQAGGILVCSSAPEEGRRPQYALLTALDKVRFRRQVTPGDQLRLEAETVHRRKKFWKMHGTASVADTLAAELEFTLAETDPPDSRTPDTRTGRERS from the coding sequence ATGGATACCCTTGCGGCCTTGCTGCCCCACCGTTACCCTTTCCTGCTCGTTGATCGAGTCGTGGAGATCGTCGCTGCCGAACGGATTGTGGCGCTCAAAAACGTGACCATCAACGAACCTTTCTTCCCCGGCCATTTCCCCGGCTATCCGGTCATGCCCGGCGTCCTGCTGTGTGAGGCCGTTGTCCAGGCCGGAGGCATTCTCGTCTGTTCGTCCGCGCCGGAAGAGGGTCGCCGTCCCCAGTATGCGCTACTGACGGCGCTGGACAAGGTCCGCTTTCGGCGTCAAGTCACTCCGGGTGATCAGCTCCGCCTGGAGGCTGAGACCGTCCACCGGCGAAAAAAGTTCTGGAAGATGCATGGCACCGCCTCGGTGGCCGACACGCTGGCGGCTGAACTGGAATTTACGCTTGCCGAGACGGACCCGCCCGACAGCCGTACACCAGACACGCGGACGGGTAGGGAGCGATCATGA
- the lpxA gene encoding acyl-ACP--UDP-N-acetylglucosamine O-acyltransferase has translation MTAATHIHPSAVVAPGAELDSGVQIGPYTVIGPHVRIGRETQVGPHAVIEGRTAIGQHNHIFQFASVGAVPQDKKYAGEDSQLIIGDHNTVREFATLQPGTTGGGMITRVGDHNLFMVYSHVAHDCALGSHIVMANSANLGGHVTIEDFAVIGALAGIHQFARIGESAIIGAGAMVSLDVPPYCMAQGDRANLFGLNLIGLKRRGFTTAQLETLKKSYRALFSEGEPFKQALARVSQEYGDGPEVAHLVEFISHSQRGVCRPRSGASADADGAAD, from the coding sequence ATGACGGCAGCCACCCACATCCATCCCTCAGCAGTCGTCGCACCGGGCGCCGAACTCGACAGCGGAGTCCAGATCGGGCCGTATACGGTCATTGGGCCGCATGTTCGGATCGGACGAGAAACCCAGGTTGGTCCCCATGCCGTCATTGAAGGGCGGACCGCAATCGGGCAGCACAACCATATTTTTCAGTTTGCCAGCGTCGGAGCGGTTCCCCAGGACAAAAAGTACGCCGGCGAAGACAGCCAGTTGATTATTGGCGACCACAATACCGTTCGGGAGTTTGCCACCCTCCAGCCCGGCACCACCGGAGGCGGCATGATCACCCGGGTCGGCGACCATAATCTGTTCATGGTCTACTCGCACGTCGCCCACGATTGCGCGCTGGGCAGCCATATTGTCATGGCCAATAGCGCCAACCTGGGCGGCCATGTCACGATTGAAGACTTTGCGGTGATCGGCGCGCTGGCCGGTATCCATCAATTCGCCCGGATCGGCGAATCCGCGATAATCGGCGCAGGAGCCATGGTCTCTCTCGATGTCCCGCCGTACTGTATGGCCCAGGGCGACCGGGCCAACCTGTTCGGCCTGAATCTGATCGGGCTCAAACGGCGCGGTTTTACGACCGCCCAGCTCGAAACTCTGAAAAAATCCTACCGGGCCTTGTTCAGCGAGGGAGAGCCGTTCAAACAGGCTCTGGCCCGCGTCAGTCAGGAGTATGGCGACGGTCCCGAGGTCGCTCACCTCGTGGAGTTCATCTCGCACTCTCAGCGCGGTGTGTGTCGGCCGCGGAGTGGGGCGTCTGCCGACGCCGATGGGGCTGCCGACTAG
- the lpxI gene encoding UDP-2,3-diacylglucosamine diphosphatase LpxI (LpxI, functionally equivalent to LpxH, replaces it in LPS biosynthesis in a minority of bacteria.), translating into MSRFGLIAGNGRFPLLFVEAARAQGLDLVAVAHHGETLETLNDLVSEVSWVRVGELGKIIDIFKTAGVTQAVMAGGIHKSGALSHIQPDARGLAFISRLPSLKDDVILRGIAQELEGEGIRVVESTRLLPDLVPQPGVFTQIAPDERQWQDIRLGVEVAKEIGRWDIGQSVVVKRGTVFAVEGLEGTNAAIRRGGKLAGAGLVIVKVSKPHQDLRFDVPTVGPETIQEMRAVEARVLAIEAEKTLMVDKPAVVRQADAAGLCVVAVSVTKTETGFRVSQGERE; encoded by the coding sequence ATGTCTCGATTCGGGCTGATCGCCGGTAACGGCCGCTTCCCCCTGCTCTTTGTTGAGGCCGCACGTGCCCAGGGGCTCGACCTTGTGGCGGTCGCCCACCACGGCGAGACCCTGGAGACGCTGAACGATCTGGTGTCCGAGGTCAGCTGGGTTCGGGTTGGCGAGCTGGGCAAGATCATCGACATCTTCAAGACCGCCGGTGTGACGCAGGCTGTTATGGCCGGTGGGATCCACAAATCCGGTGCCCTGAGTCATATTCAGCCCGACGCGCGCGGTCTGGCGTTTATCAGCCGGCTGCCGAGTCTGAAGGACGATGTGATCCTGCGCGGCATTGCCCAAGAGCTGGAGGGAGAGGGTATCAGGGTGGTCGAGTCCACCCGTTTGCTGCCCGACCTGGTTCCCCAGCCGGGGGTGTTCACCCAGATCGCTCCGGATGAACGGCAGTGGCAGGACATCCGGCTGGGGGTTGAGGTGGCCAAGGAAATCGGACGCTGGGACATCGGGCAGAGCGTGGTGGTCAAGCGCGGCACGGTGTTTGCCGTTGAGGGCTTGGAGGGCACAAATGCCGCCATTCGGCGCGGCGGGAAACTGGCCGGAGCCGGGCTGGTCATTGTCAAGGTCAGCAAGCCGCACCAAGACCTGCGCTTCGATGTGCCGACGGTTGGACCGGAGACGATCCAAGAGATGCGGGCCGTTGAGGCGCGTGTGCTTGCCATTGAAGCCGAGAAAACCCTGATGGTGGATAAACCTGCGGTCGTTCGACAGGCAGATGCCGCCGGGCTGTGCGTAGTGGCCGTTTCAGTCACGAAAACGGAGACGGGTTTTCGGGTGTCGCAGGGAGAGCGGGAGTAA
- a CDS encoding beta-propeller fold lactonase family protein, which translates to MPASSLADIKFALENPASGQVLSGIRVISGWAFSTESAEPVSVRLWIDDGEAIEVPCCVERADVANGHPDYPQALNSGFGQVFNAGLLEKGAHTLTIEFEDATGARETRAQRIETVKPGGFEFLGSLDLDRADAELSEDKQEIFITGVIVRETGSTESEEIELRLAWQENLQALGIVAARNENEPIASTAAALSASLEAVEMRAEDPVVEPVQVSAEELTVEPDRVQHPAIIRIDPNSGNRTILSDVHTPTRQDLSGAETEGDETLTDPGPTWLIPQGLTIEPNGQIAVTDAGREALIRVDPVTGRRQAFAGSGSSLVRPNGVAAYPQESGLDRTLVIADSGRSGVYELNGSRTIISNREFEDEPEQVDLKDPFGIAVESSCTEDDCRVVVADAGLRAIVRLDRRTEERTIISDEGWMTPVDIDVAADGQLFVVDVGLNAIVRVDPTNGSRAIVSGAGTGDGPAFQRVRALAIEPDGRLAVVDEGARTVLRVDPRSGERRIISGPETGDGPELRVPVDIAVASDGQLIVVDSAPFSAVFENPFGDFVGGIGLVSGWAFANVSAATLNSVVLTIDDNAPMPVPWGASRGDVQASFPERPWAAESGFGLVTNFNILPSGSHTFALTVEDTSGSSHTLSRNVETVRLGNSEFLDRFDMTNAEVDIFDDTVSIEQVEIRDKASQLSREINASFVWRQSCQCFVVQGECGNGNIESNEECDGQTFGGQTCQSLGFDGGDLSCTEQCNLDLNQCTGGMPVLVANSGDDSVSLVSAATHEEVGTIQVGDNPRSIAVSPTQTLAYVTNFGDGTVSVLDLTDLTALTDPASDLPTIDVGHDPVGLAFRPDGRYAYAVNAGQNRVSVINTDSHTIETHIRVGSEPQEIAINAAGTRAYVTNSGDGTVSVIDLATNEQLTTIAVGEEPNGVAVRPGGREVYVVNSQQDDNTVSIIDTRTNRVVATLTREEDEGRIGLVPQKVTFSPDGRKAFVTNSLDDTVSIIDAATRANLDTPYVRRYRYRTVYDQPNGILVTPNGLRFYVSLFGRSGQGDYLAIFSVKNDHPQYGLIGFVEVGEGPIGLAGGPG; encoded by the coding sequence ATGCCTGCCAGCAGCCTGGCCGATATCAAATTTGCCCTTGAAAACCCGGCCTCGGGCCAGGTTCTCAGCGGTATACGTGTGATATCCGGCTGGGCGTTTTCGACCGAGTCTGCTGAGCCGGTCAGCGTCCGGTTATGGATCGATGACGGTGAGGCCATCGAGGTGCCGTGCTGTGTCGAGCGAGCCGATGTAGCGAACGGGCATCCCGATTACCCCCAAGCTCTGAACAGTGGGTTCGGCCAGGTCTTTAACGCCGGTCTGCTCGAAAAAGGCGCCCATACCCTGACCATTGAATTTGAGGATGCAACCGGCGCGCGCGAGACACGAGCGCAGAGGATTGAAACCGTCAAGCCCGGTGGGTTTGAGTTTCTCGGCTCACTCGATCTGGACCGGGCCGATGCCGAACTGAGCGAAGACAAACAAGAAATCTTCATCACCGGAGTGATCGTCCGGGAGACAGGCAGCACCGAGTCTGAGGAGATTGAACTCCGTTTGGCATGGCAGGAGAACCTCCAGGCGCTGGGCATTGTCGCCGCGCGCAACGAGAACGAGCCCATCGCATCTACGGCCGCTGCCCTCAGTGCGAGTCTTGAGGCTGTCGAGATGCGTGCCGAGGACCCGGTTGTGGAGCCCGTGCAGGTGAGTGCCGAAGAGCTGACTGTGGAGCCCGACCGGGTGCAGCACCCGGCCATCATTCGGATTGATCCGAATAGCGGCAATCGAACAATTCTGTCCGACGTACATACCCCGACCAGACAAGACCTGAGCGGTGCCGAGACCGAAGGCGACGAAACACTGACCGATCCGGGGCCGACCTGGCTCATCCCCCAAGGGCTCACGATTGAGCCGAACGGCCAGATTGCGGTGACCGATGCTGGCCGCGAGGCGCTGATCCGGGTCGATCCTGTCACGGGCCGGCGTCAGGCCTTCGCCGGCTCCGGGTCAAGCCTGGTACGGCCGAATGGGGTTGCCGCCTATCCCCAGGAATCGGGCTTGGACCGAACGCTTGTGATTGCAGACTCCGGCCGCTCGGGTGTCTATGAACTGAACGGCAGCCGGACGATCATCTCGAACAGAGAGTTTGAGGACGAGCCCGAACAGGTGGACCTCAAGGACCCGTTTGGTATCGCGGTTGAGAGCAGCTGCACGGAAGATGATTGCCGGGTCGTGGTGGCCGATGCCGGCCTGCGGGCGATTGTCCGCCTTGATCGGAGGACTGAAGAGCGGACGATTATCTCAGATGAGGGCTGGATGACTCCGGTTGACATTGATGTTGCGGCCGACGGCCAGCTGTTTGTTGTCGATGTCGGCCTCAACGCGATCGTGCGGGTTGATCCGACAAACGGGAGCCGGGCGATTGTGTCGGGTGCGGGGACCGGCGACGGACCCGCTTTCCAGCGGGTCCGAGCCCTGGCGATTGAGCCGGACGGCCGGCTGGCCGTCGTGGATGAGGGCGCCCGGACCGTGCTCCGCGTCGATCCACGCAGCGGTGAGCGCCGCATCATCTCCGGGCCGGAGACCGGCGACGGCCCTGAACTGCGGGTGCCGGTTGACATCGCAGTCGCGTCCGACGGCCAGTTGATTGTCGTTGATAGCGCGCCTTTTTCGGCCGTCTTTGAAAACCCGTTCGGAGATTTTGTCGGCGGGATCGGTCTGGTGTCGGGCTGGGCCTTTGCCAACGTCTCCGCCGCTACTTTGAACAGTGTTGTGCTCACGATTGACGACAACGCGCCCATGCCGGTGCCGTGGGGTGCTTCGCGCGGAGATGTCCAGGCGTCTTTTCCCGAGCGGCCGTGGGCGGCAGAGAGCGGGTTTGGACTCGTCACCAACTTTAATATTCTGCCTAGCGGCTCGCACACCTTTGCGTTGACGGTCGAGGATACGAGCGGAAGTTCTCACACCCTGAGCCGCAACGTGGAGACCGTGAGACTGGGCAATTCGGAGTTTCTGGACCGGTTCGATATGACGAACGCCGAAGTTGACATCTTTGATGACACCGTATCCATCGAGCAGGTGGAGATCCGAGATAAAGCCAGCCAGCTCAGTCGCGAGATCAACGCCAGTTTTGTCTGGCGGCAGAGCTGCCAGTGTTTTGTCGTGCAGGGCGAATGCGGCAATGGGAATATCGAATCCAACGAAGAGTGTGACGGTCAGACCTTCGGTGGGCAAACGTGCCAGAGCTTGGGATTTGACGGCGGAGATCTGAGCTGTACTGAGCAGTGTAATCTGGACCTGAACCAATGCACGGGGGGCATGCCGGTCTTGGTCGCCAATAGCGGAGACGACAGCGTTTCCTTGGTGAGTGCCGCGACCCATGAAGAGGTCGGCACTATACAGGTCGGCGACAATCCCCGAAGCATAGCCGTCAGCCCGACCCAAACGCTTGCGTATGTGACCAACTTTGGCGACGGGACGGTGTCGGTCCTCGATCTCACCGATCTCACCGCCCTCACCGACCCCGCCTCCGACCTCCCAACGATTGACGTTGGCCATGATCCTGTCGGACTGGCTTTCAGGCCCGATGGGAGATATGCCTACGCGGTCAACGCGGGCCAGAATCGGGTCAGCGTGATCAATACGGACTCACACACCATTGAGACACACATACGGGTCGGGAGCGAACCGCAAGAGATCGCCATCAATGCCGCCGGCACCCGGGCGTATGTCACCAACTCCGGGGATGGAACCGTCTCGGTCATTGATCTGGCGACAAATGAGCAGCTGACCACGATCGCCGTCGGCGAGGAGCCCAACGGGGTTGCGGTTCGCCCCGGTGGTAGAGAAGTGTATGTCGTGAACTCGCAACAGGACGATAACACCGTGTCGATTATTGATACGCGCACGAACCGCGTGGTGGCGACGCTGACCAGAGAAGAAGACGAGGGCCGCATCGGACTCGTGCCGCAGAAGGTCACGTTTTCTCCCGATGGCCGTAAGGCGTTTGTGACCAACTCGCTCGACGATACGGTGTCGATCATTGATGCCGCAACACGGGCCAATCTGGATACGCCCTATGTCAGGAGATATCGCTACCGCACGGTGTATGACCAACCAAACGGGATTCTGGTTACTCCCAACGGGCTGCGCTTCTACGTCTCGCTGTTTGGCCGGAGTGGACAGGGTGACTACCTCGCCATTTTCAGCGTGAAGAACGACCATCCCCAGTACGGGCTTATCGGCTTCGTCGAAGTCGGAGAGGGGCCGATTGGTCTGGCGGGCGGACCGGGCTAG
- a CDS encoding MBL fold metallo-hydrolase, producing MRITVLGSGDAFNSGGRRHSGYLVESGRTGFLLDCGATTLLALKDLKIPAERIDFIAISHMHGDHFGGLPFFFLESLYQQPRSRPLVITGPPNLQTRVESLYRAMFGELAERPLTFPIVYRELRADCSADVDRVELTPFVVPHLEKETCFGYRVRLDGKTLLYSGDCGWNENLGHYSQGTDVFICECCYFDSLTPFHLSYPQLLRERDRLGCKRLVLSHLGREVLAHQKEIRFECAHDGCVLEV from the coding sequence ATGCGAATTACGGTACTCGGCTCGGGCGATGCCTTTAACAGCGGCGGTCGACGTCACAGCGGCTATCTTGTTGAATCTGGCCGCACGGGCTTCCTGCTCGACTGTGGAGCAACGACCCTGCTGGCGCTGAAAGATTTGAAGATCCCGGCCGAGCGCATAGATTTTATCGCCATCAGCCACATGCACGGCGATCATTTCGGCGGTCTGCCTTTTTTTTTCCTGGAGAGTTTGTACCAGCAACCCCGCTCCCGCCCGCTCGTCATTACCGGCCCGCCCAATCTGCAAACCCGCGTCGAATCGCTCTATCGGGCGATGTTTGGGGAGCTGGCCGAGCGCCCGCTGACCTTCCCCATCGTGTACCGGGAACTCAGGGCCGACTGTAGTGCGGATGTGGATAGAGTCGAGCTCACGCCCTTTGTCGTTCCTCACCTGGAGAAAGAGACCTGCTTCGGCTATCGGGTGCGCCTGGACGGGAAGACCCTTCTGTACTCGGGCGACTGTGGCTGGAACGAAAACCTGGGCCACTACTCCCAAGGCACCGACGTCTTTATCTGTGAGTGCTGCTATTTTGACTCACTAACGCCTTTTCACCTGAGCTATCCGCAACTGCTGCGGGAACGCGACCGCCTGGGCTGCAAGCGCTTGGTCCTCAGCCATCTCGGACGCGAGGTTCTCGCCCACCAGAAGGAAATACGCTTCGAGTGTGCCCACGACGGTTGTGTGCTCGAAGTGTAG